A window of Halovivax gelatinilyticus genomic DNA:
ATGGAGGTCTACACCGTTACGGACGCTGCGGAGTCGTTCACCTGTAACGCCTTTCTGGTTTCGGGCGAGCGGACGACGCTGGTCGACGCGGGTGCGTACGACGGAGTCGTCGACGAAATCGCAGATCGTGTACCGACCCTGGATGCGGTCGTGCTCACCCACCAGCACGGTGACCACGTCGACCAGCTCTCGGCCGTCGACGAGGCGTTCGATCCCGAGATATACGCCTACGGCGACCACCCGCTGCGGACGAACGCGATCGACGACGGCGATTCGGTACCGATCGGCGACGAGGCGTTCGAGGTGGTGTACACGCCGGGACACGCCGACGATCACGTCTCGTTCGTCTCCGAGACGACGCTCTTTTCGGGCGACGTGGTCGTCCACGACGACGGCGCGTTCGAGTACGGGAGCTTCGGGCGAACCGACCTACCCGGCCAATCGCGAGAGACGCTCATCGAGAGCATCCGCCGGCTCCTGGATCGGATGCCCGAGACGGTCGAACGGATGTACGCCGGCCACGGCGAGGCGTTCTCCGGCGACGTCCGCGACGTCGTCGAGACGGCGCTGGGACGGGCCGAAAAACGCGAACCGAAGTATCCGGACGAGTGACGATCAGGGACCGGACGTCGGCCGGTCGAACGGAAGGACTTTTTCAGCAGAGACCGCCGCCTAGGGCATGGAGTCGCGACGTACCCGCGACGGATTGGCGTGACCGACGAGCGGCCACCGGACGGCGAGCCGGAGTCCGGCGACAGCGGTACCGACCGGGCCGATATCGATCGGGCGGAGACCGAACCGTGGGCGGAGTTGCTCGGCGACGCCGAAG
This region includes:
- a CDS encoding MBL fold metallo-hydrolase, which translates into the protein MEVYTVTDAAESFTCNAFLVSGERTTLVDAGAYDGVVDEIADRVPTLDAVVLTHQHGDHVDQLSAVDEAFDPEIYAYGDHPLRTNAIDDGDSVPIGDEAFEVVYTPGHADDHVSFVSETTLFSGDVVVHDDGAFEYGSFGRTDLPGQSRETLIESIRRLLDRMPETVERMYAGHGEAFSGDVRDVVETALGRAEKREPKYPDE